In the Halorussus salinus genome, CGAATCGGCCTGTCGCCGCTCCACGACGTAACTGCCGTCCTCGCGGTGGGTTCCGGCAGTGCGGACGAACTCCCGTCGCTCGGTCAGCGCCTCGCCGAGCGCCGTCCGCAACCGGTCGGCCTCGGCTCTGGTCAGTTCGTGGGTCTCGCCCGCGACGGTGACGGCGACGCGCTCGGGGTCAGAACAGCGGTCAGATTTCGCGGCGAATTTCTCGACCAGCCGCCGCGTGGCGACTTACTCTATCCTCGGACTCCTCGGTGAACCCGTGGCTCGACATCGTGCCCGTCGATAGTGGAAGAGAGGAGTTAAAGCTCCGGGTCGGGGAGCGCGTCGTCGCGTCCGGACGACGGGCGCGCCGAGGGGGAGTCACCGCTTCGCCACGAGGAGCGCCGCCACGACCACGTTGTACACGACCAACCCGGCCAGCACGGCACCGAGCGAGAGCGCGACGAACACCAGTCCGACGACCACGCCGTCGCCGGGTTCGCGCGCGACGACCACCGCCAGCGACGACAGCGACAGCACGAGGAGGCCGAGGTGGACGCCGTACTCCCGCCAGAAACGCTCCGAGACCGGTACTCGGAACTCGAACGGTCGGCGTTGGTCGCCCGCTTCCATGTTTCGTCTGTCGTCGGTCTGTGGTATAAATTTTGAGGGAATTCCGACCGTTCGGGCGTCGAACCGTGCGGTACGCTGGAACACGACGCCGAAGTGGCTGAGAAGAACCCCGAGAGCGACCGTATTTTGTGTCGCGGCGACCAAGCGAGGAACATGAAAGTTCGCGGCCAGCGCGAGTGCAAGGACTGCGGCGCGCGGTGGTCCTACTACGAGACGGGGAGCGTCGAATGTCCGGACTGCGGGAGCCTCCGGAGCGTCGGCGTCGACGACGAGCGCAACCTCCACACCGACACGCCGGTCGAGTTCGACCTGACCGAGGTCCGCGAGGACGTGGACGCGAGACCGCTCCGGGAGATAGCCGACCGCGCGGGCGACCTCGCTGGCGAGTACGTCCGCAAGCGCGGGTTCGTCCGCGGCGGGGACCTGAGACCGCTGGACGACGCCTACCTCGCCGCCCAAGAACTCCGCCACGCCGCCGACGTGGTGGGCCGCGGTCTCGACCTGAGCGACGACGAGGAGTGGTACTTCCTCGCCCTGCTCCGCGGCGCGGACGCCGACCCCGAGACCGACCGCGACGGACACCCCACCGACAGCGACCGAGGCCCCGCCGCCGACCAGCGTCCCGCGCCCGACGAGGTGCCCGAGTCGATGCACTCGATTCGAGGTCTCGCCTACGCCGACGCGGTGGCCGAGTACCGCGGCGATATGGCCGACTGGGTGGACGAGCGGGACGCCGAGGACGACGAGTCCGGACGACCAACGTGGGACCGCGCGCAGGCCCGCGACGCTCTCGAAACGCTGGGCGACCACGTCAAGCGCGTGCAGGCGCTCGACGGCGACGTTGACGCCGACACCGCGGAACTCCTCGTGGCCGCGACCCGCGACGTGAGTCGCTACGTCCGCGAGGGTGACGACGACGCTCTCGTGAGCGCGCGCGACCGGTTCGACAGGCTGGCCGAGTGACCCGCCTCCGAGCCTCGTCGCGCTCCTCGACCGCCACCGGAGAACGCTTTTGGTGATTGCTACCATATCTCTCGATATGGCCACCGACGCCACTCCGCGACTCCGACAGGCGGTCACGCTCGGCGTCGTCTTCTTGTTCCTCGGGCCGTTGCTCGTCCAGTGGGGGTTCGCGGGGGCGGACCTCCTGCCCACCGCGCTCGTCCCGAGTGACCTCCTGCCGACGGTCTCGTCGGACCTACTGGTCAGACTGGTCGGTCTCGCGCTCGTCGTCGGCGTTCTCGGACTCCTCGTCCGACAGAAGCACTCCTCGCGCGGACAACACTCGACGGACGCGGCCGAGGAGGCCGCCGACCGGAAGATAGAACAAAACAGACGCGTCGAGGGAAGCGGCGAGACCGACCCGTCCTACGCGTACAATAACCAACAGCAGGCGCGTCGAGAGGGCGAGCGCATTCGGGACCGCGGCGAGGAGATAGCCGCCGTCGAGCGCGACGCCGCCAGAGAGAGATAACTCGCGACCGAACTCAGGGCAGGTCCACGTCCACGCCTTCCTGTCTCCCCGCGGCCTTGACCGTGTTGTACAGGAGCATCGCGCGGGTCATCGGGCCGACGCCGCCGGGGACCGGCGTGATGGCGCCGGCTTTCTCCTTCGCGCTCTCGAAGTCCACGTCGCCGACGAGTTCGTAGCCCTTCTCGTTGTCGGCGTCTACGCGGTTGACGCCAACGTCGATGACGGTCGCGCCCTCCGAGAGCATCGACCCGTCTATCATCTCCGGGACGCCGCAGGCCGCGATTACCACGTCGGCTTGCCGGGTCTTTGCGGCGAGGTCGTCGGTCCGGGAGTGACACACCGTCACGGTCGCGTTGCCGTCCTCGGCCTTCTGGACGAGGAGATTGGCCAGCGGCTTGCCGACGATGTTCGACCGGCCGACGACGGTCACGTCCGCGCCCTCGGTCTCGACGCCCGCCGCGTCGAGCAACTTCTGGACGCCGTGGGGCGTGCAGGGCCGGTAGCGGGCGTGGCCCGCGACGAGTCGCCCGACGTTCTCGGGGTGGAAGCCGTCCACGTCCTTCTCGGGGTCGATGGACCGGAGGACCTCGCGGTCGTCCAAGTGGTCCGGGACGGGCATCTGGACCAAGATGCCGTGGACCTCGGGGTCGTCGTTGAGGTCCGCGACGGTCTCGTGGAGTTCTTCGGCGGGCGCGTCGGGGTCTATCTCGACGTGGATGCCCTCGATGCCGACCTCCTCGCAGTCGCGCTGTTTCATCGAGACGTACGTCTCGCTGGCGGGGTCGTCGCTCATCAGGACGGTCGCGAGTCCGACCTCGACCCCCTCGTCGGCCAGCGTCTCGATGCTGTCCTGCAGGTCCGCGCGAATCCGCTCGGCGACGGCGTCGCCGTCGATTACCTCTGTCATCACCCGAGACTGGGACGCCGAGCGCCTTCAACCCTCGGGTTCGTGCGTATTTTCCAGATAGAATACGCCATTCTATACAAATATGTGCATCAAAATCTCATTGTTGTCGAATCGTCGCTTGCCGAGTCGTCACGGGGACCTCGCATTCGCGCGTGTGTCCGGCGAACGTCACCTCGACTACCGCGCGTTCGGGTGCGACTCGTCTCACTCGCCGGTACGATACCGACGGTTCTGAAACCACCTCGCCGTCGCGGTCCACGAGCGTCTGGTGTTCCACGAGGACGGTTCGCTCGCCCTCCTCGGTCGTCACTCCCGTCGCGACCCCGTCGTGCGGTCCGCCGAGACGCTCGTCTATCGCCTCGCCGACCCGCCTCGCGGCCGCGCTGGCACACTCGACCTCGGCCCACTCCTCGAACGGAATGGTCTCGTAAATCGGTTTCCGCGTCGGCGTCTCGCCCGAGCGGTTCGTGCGCCACGCCGCGACGTACCTGACCGTGTCGTTCGACGCGACGTATTCGAGGTCGTCGCGCCGAATCGTCGTGGACGCTCGGACGGTGTCGGGGTACGCTCCGGCGGTCGTGGTCCGCCGAGACGCGACTGACTCGCTCGACTCTCCGCGGTCGGACTTCGGGGCGTCGCTCGGCGCATCGCCGCCGACCGACGAGAGACAACCGGAGAGCGACGCGACGATGCCCGCGCTCGCGGCCAGCAGATGGCGACGGGACCGATTCATGGAAAAACGATTTTCTGTCGTCGAAATAAGCTTTCTGTCCGCGAAAGAAGGCCGTAACGGGAGTAACGAGACCTTACTCGTAAATCGGGTTCGCCTCGCAGAGTTCCTGAACCTCCTCCGCGACTTCGGCCATCACGTCGTCGTCCTCGACGTTGTTCACGACGCGCGCGATGAGGTCGCCGACGTACCGGCAGTCCTCCTCGTCAAAGCCCCGAGTCGTCAAGGCGGGCGTCCCCGCGCGGATGCCCGAGGTGACGAACGGCGAGCGCGTCTCGCCCGGCACGGTGTTTGCGTTCAGCACGATGCCAACGTCTTCGAGGGCCTCCTCGGCGTCCTTGCCGGTCACGTCCTCGTGGGACTCCCGGAGGTCCACCAGCACGAGGTGGGTGTCGGTCCCCTCGGAGACGAGGCCGAACCCGTGTTCTTGCAGGCTCTCGCCGAGCGCCTTCGCGTTGGCGACGGTCTGGGCGGCGTACTCCTCGAACTCGGGCTGGAGAGCTTCCCGGAAGCCGACCGCCTTGCCCGCGATGTTGTGCATCAGGGGACCGCCCTGCATCCCCGGAATCACCGCGGAGTCGATGTCGTCGGCGTACTCGTCGTCGCACAGCACCATCCCGCCGCGACCCGCGCGGATGGTCTTGTGCGTCGAACCGGTCACGAAGTCGGCGACGCCGACCGGCGAGGGGTGTTCGCCCGCGGCGACGAGTCCCGTGATGTGGGCGATGTCCGCGAGGTGGTAGGCGTCCACCGCGTCGGCGGCCTCCTGAATCGTCTCCCACTCGACCTCTCGGGGGTACGCCGAGTAACCCGAGACCACGATGTCCGGGTCGAACTCCTCGGCGTGAGCGCGAAGCTCCTCGTAGTCGAGATACCCCGTCTCGGGGTCCACCTCGTACTGCTCGACCTCGTACAATTGGCCGGTGAAGTTGGCGTGGTGGCCGTGGCTGAGGTGGCCGCCGTGGGTCAGGTCGAGCGAGAGAATCTTGTCGCCGGGGTCGAGCATGGCGAAGTAGACCGCCATGTTCGCCTGCGTCCCCGAGTGGGGTTGGACGTTGACGTGTTCGGCACCCCACAGCTCCTTCGCGCGTTCGATGGCTAGCTCCTCGACGGTATCGACGTGTTCGCATCCGCCGTAGTAGCGCGAACCGGGGTAGCCCTCGGCGTACTTGTTGGTGAGAACGCTCCCTTGGGCCTCCATCACTGCCTCGCTGACGTGGTTCTCGCTGGCGATCATCTCCAAGGTGTCGCGCTGGCGGTCTACCTCGGCTTCGAGTGCGTCTGCTACCTCCGGGTCAACGTCGCGGACGCGGTCGTACTCCATATCAAAAATCGCGGCATCCCGGAGTATAAGCTTACCTTTCGCGGGGGCAACCACGGGCGACAAAAATATAAAGTCCCGGTGAGACACGTTGTACGACGCCGACATGATTGAGTGGGAGGAGACGGATTCCGGGTTGCGCGTGTTCGACCGCACGAAGACGGAGGTGTGTATCGAGACGACCGGTTGGGACGCGGCGAGCGCGGGCTACGACGTGGACCGCCCACTCGACGATACCATTTCCGGATACGTCTCGGAACTTCGCTTACCGCCAGCGCTGGTGAAGGTCGTCGGTCTCGACTCCGGCGAGGAGTACACCCACGGCGGTGACGCCGACCCGCTCTCTCTCCCCGACGGTGAGTATCTGTTCAATATTAGTCTCAATATCAAAACATACCTGCGGTTTTCCGGGGCCGCGACAATTTCGAAGACGGACGACTACAACGAACTCCACATATCGTTTCCGGAACCGACGCTCGTAACCTTCGGATTCCGGAGCCACCACGAGGAGCCTGTCGATACGATTACCGTCCCGCCGACGCCCGACGGCGTGGCGACTGCCGTCACGTATCTCTCGTCGTCACACAAGGTTACAGGTCCCGACCGGTCGTACCCGACGCTTCGAGGTCACCCACCCCGAATCGAACTCGGTGAGAAGACGGAGATTCCGGAGCCGGTCCGTGAGGAGCGATTCGACGTGGGTATCGAGCTAGTGGTTCCCGACGAGTTCGCGTACACGTTCGTCGCAGCACCGTTAGCGTACTATTTACAAGCCAAGGTGATCGTCGAGGACCGTCGGTCGCCGGTCCTTCGCGCGCCCGAGACCGGCGTCGAACATCGGTTCACGCCGTTGCCCGGCTTCCAGCACGAAGTCGCCGATACGCTTCGGCGCGTGTTCTTCCTCGATTGCCTCGTCAGAAACGCGGGTGAGTATAGTTGGGACCTCGCGGAACTCCCACTGTTGGACGAGGTGGGTATCGAAGCCGAGGAGACCTACGACTCCTCGCCCGCCGAACAACTCGCCACCTACCTCGACGCGCCGTACGAGCGTATCGACGATGACTTGCCGGAGTGGCACCTCGCCATGCATGTCGAACCCCTTTCGGATCACGTAACGTCGCTTCCGTATTTCCTCGACAACCTCAGCCTCGTCTACCTACCCGAGTCAACCGACTTGGAGAAGGATGAACTGCTCAACAAGTCTATCGATGACTTCTACCGTGCGGGTAAGCCAGCGTCTCCTCGATCGAATCTAGGGCTTACGAAAACAACTGCTAGAATGACTCGTAAAGGTCCCGGTCCGGTTAAGTCGGTAAACCGGCGTGACCCGACGCTCCACGAAGGGAAAGTAAACGGATGGCTTGCCGACGGTGTTCCAATCGACGTTTTCAAAGCGGTTCCCGAAGCGTACCGGAACCGGTTCAAATATCTTGACACAGACGGCGGAAACATCGACGTGATGGTCATTCTCAATGATGAAGAGATGGCCGACGAACACGAGACGGCCGCTGAAATATACAAAAACCGGGCACAGGAGCTTCCAATAGACGTTACCGTCCTCGAACGTTGCTCCAAAGACGAACTCGCCGAAGTGTTCGAGACTCCACACGACTTTGTCCACTATATCGGCCACTGTGAGAACGACGGTCTTCGATGTCGAAACGGCAATCTGTCGGTTTCGGACATCCAAGAGAGCAACGTCCAGACGTTCTTCTTGAACGCCTGTGGCTCCTACTACGAAGGGCAAGACTTGGTGAAGAAAGGGAGCGTCGCCGGTGCGGTGACGTTCACGAAGGTGCTGAACAAACAAGCGGCGAAAGTCGGTGTGGCGTTCGCCCAACTGCTCATCAACGGATACGACATTGCACACGCGATACAACTCGCCCGCCGCCGTATCATGATGGGGAAAGATTACGCAGTAGTCGGGGATGGAACCCACCAACTTACCCAGACGGATAACCGCATCCCGACGCTCGGACGACTCACCGAGACCGATGAGATGTACAACGCGAAGTTCAACTCTCTTACAGTTGATCACATCGGCGGTTGTTATGAGGTCTACCTTCCTAATTCGGACTGCCTTCAGCTCCACGGCAACGAATCTACTGTCGAAATATCGAAATCCGAACTATCTTCGTTTCTCGACCGCGCAGAAATGCCGTTTATTTATGATGGTGATCTGTACTGGTCCGATGAGTTGGCAGAGCGCCTATAAGCCGGTCTACGGTCCCGCCGTACTTCCAGCGCCTGCCTGCGGCAGTACTTCAACAAGAATGGAACTCATGAACACGAAAGCGTACGCTGCGTCCATCGCTCGCGGATTCTCCATGACCCATTGTCGTATCTTCCCTTGCATGGCTTGTTTCGTGTTACAGAACCCCACTACTTTATTGTTTTGTAT is a window encoding:
- the glyA gene encoding serine hydroxymethyltransferase, giving the protein MEYDRVRDVDPEVADALEAEVDRQRDTLEMIASENHVSEAVMEAQGSVLTNKYAEGYPGSRYYGGCEHVDTVEELAIERAKELWGAEHVNVQPHSGTQANMAVYFAMLDPGDKILSLDLTHGGHLSHGHHANFTGQLYEVEQYEVDPETGYLDYEELRAHAEEFDPDIVVSGYSAYPREVEWETIQEAADAVDAYHLADIAHITGLVAAGEHPSPVGVADFVTGSTHKTIRAGRGGMVLCDDEYADDIDSAVIPGMQGGPLMHNIAGKAVGFREALQPEFEEYAAQTVANAKALGESLQEHGFGLVSEGTDTHLVLVDLRESHEDVTGKDAEEALEDVGIVLNANTVPGETRSPFVTSGIRAGTPALTTRGFDEEDCRYVGDLIARVVNNVEDDDVMAEVAEEVQELCEANPIYE
- a CDS encoding DUF7117 family protein; translated protein: MKVRGQRECKDCGARWSYYETGSVECPDCGSLRSVGVDDERNLHTDTPVEFDLTEVREDVDARPLREIADRAGDLAGEYVRKRGFVRGGDLRPLDDAYLAAQELRHAADVVGRGLDLSDDEEWYFLALLRGADADPETDRDGHPTDSDRGPAADQRPAPDEVPESMHSIRGLAYADAVAEYRGDMADWVDERDAEDDESGRPTWDRAQARDALETLGDHVKRVQALDGDVDADTAELLVAATRDVSRYVREGDDDALVSARDRFDRLAE
- a CDS encoding bifunctional methylenetetrahydrofolate dehydrogenase/methenyltetrahydrofolate cyclohydrolase, with the protein product MTEVIDGDAVAERIRADLQDSIETLADEGVEVGLATVLMSDDPASETYVSMKQRDCEEVGIEGIHVEIDPDAPAEELHETVADLNDDPEVHGILVQMPVPDHLDDREVLRSIDPEKDVDGFHPENVGRLVAGHARYRPCTPHGVQKLLDAAGVETEGADVTVVGRSNIVGKPLANLLVQKAEDGNATVTVCHSRTDDLAAKTRQADVVIAACGVPEMIDGSMLSEGATVIDVGVNRVDADNEKGYELVGDVDFESAKEKAGAITPVPGGVGPMTRAMLLYNTVKAAGRQEGVDVDLP